From the Desulfovibrio sp. JY genome, one window contains:
- a CDS encoding TolC family protein: MRETRDSGPVLPAGAQAAGEKAEADIGVYLKETAEKNTRLKAAFQRVQAALERVPQEMSLPDPRFTFGYFIVPVETRVGPQNARLGLTQTLPWIGKLIAKGDAAAALADAEKARFDALRLSLFYEVKKTYFEYAYLLRAIALTKENRDLLDYLEGVVKARYTAGLAGYGDLLGIQMERDKLDDRYRSQEDLRHPLAAALNAVMNRPVEAPLPDAPDIPVMRVTLDDTKLLAALNDRNPQLKVYDYLAKKEKIGGSLARMDFIPDLTFGIETIITGPYSYYVSRYDASSQKMTSPSPPPRDSGKDAWVASVSLNIPLWIGKRRAAIREAKARETAAVADREGLAEKLAADLKLALYNYRDAARKIELYQKVLIPKAQQTLAAMLASYQAGRAGFADLVNTQRSLLEFELNHIRALATQAQRLAEIDMLVGEDVSYTVYGSLQSLSAYSGSVK, translated from the coding sequence GTGCGTGAGACGAGGGACTCCGGGCCGGTCCTCCCTGCTGGAGCCCAGGCCGCCGGGGAAAAAGCCGAGGCCGACATCGGCGTCTATCTCAAGGAAACAGCTGAAAAAAACACACGGCTCAAGGCCGCATTTCAGCGTGTCCAAGCCGCCCTGGAGCGCGTTCCCCAGGAGATGTCCCTGCCCGATCCCCGGTTCACCTTCGGCTATTTCATCGTGCCCGTGGAAACCAGGGTCGGCCCGCAAAATGCCCGCCTGGGCCTGACCCAGACTTTGCCCTGGATCGGCAAGCTGATCGCCAAGGGCGACGCGGCGGCCGCTTTGGCTGATGCCGAAAAAGCCCGGTTCGACGCACTGCGCCTTTCACTGTTTTATGAGGTAAAAAAGACCTATTTCGAATACGCCTACCTGCTACGGGCCATTGCCCTGACCAAGGAGAACAGGGATCTGCTCGATTACCTGGAAGGCGTGGTCAAGGCCCGTTACACGGCGGGCCTTGCCGGCTATGGCGACCTCCTCGGCATCCAGATGGAACGCGACAAACTCGATGATCGCTACCGCTCCCAGGAAGACTTGCGACATCCCCTGGCCGCAGCCTTGAATGCCGTCATGAACCGGCCCGTGGAGGCTCCGCTTCCCGACGCGCCGGACATTCCGGTCATGCGGGTCACGCTTGACGACACAAAGCTGCTGGCGGCCCTCAATGACCGCAATCCGCAGCTCAAGGTCTACGACTACCTGGCCAAGAAAGAAAAGATCGGCGGTTCACTGGCCCGGATGGACTTCATCCCGGATCTGACCTTCGGCATCGAGACCATCATCACCGGTCCCTACAGTTATTACGTCTCCCGCTACGACGCGAGCAGCCAGAAGATGACCTCGCCCTCCCCGCCGCCGCGCGACTCGGGCAAGGACGCCTGGGTGGCCTCGGTGTCGCTGAATATTCCCTTGTGGATTGGCAAGCGAAGGGCCGCCATCCGGGAGGCCAAGGCCCGGGAGACAGCCGCCGTGGCCGATCGGGAGGGTTTGGCCGAGAAGCTTGCGGCCGATCTCAAGCTCGCCCTGTACAACTACCGCGACGCCGCCCGCAAAATCGAGCTGTACCAAAAGGTTCTGATCCCCAAAGCCCAGCAGACCCTGGCCGCCATGTTGGCGTCCTACCAGGCCGGCCGGGCCGGATTCGCCGACCTCGTCAACACCCAGCGCAGCCTTCTCGAATTCGAACTCAACCACATCCGTGCCCTGGCTACCCAGGCCCAACGCCTGGCCGAGATCGACATGCTCGTGGGCGAGGACGTGTCCTACACGGTCTATGGTTCCCTGCAATCGCTGAGCGCCTATTCGGGGTCCGTCAAATAA
- the efp gene encoding elongation factor P, which yields MLSTTDFRRGLKIEMDGVPYEIVDFLHVKPGKGGAFIRTKLKNMINGRVVENTFRSGEKMIKPDLESKDMQYLYHDGEEFVFMDMESYEQLHVGNDHLGEKGGYLKDGMELKMLLYKGQPLDIDLPASVTLEVTDTEPGVKGDTVSGASKPAALETGISVNVPLFVNTGDRIKVDTRTGEYIGRE from the coding sequence ATGCTTTCCACTACCGACTTCCGTCGCGGACTCAAAATCGAAATGGACGGCGTGCCCTACGAAATCGTGGACTTCCTGCACGTCAAGCCCGGCAAGGGTGGGGCGTTTATCCGCACCAAGCTCAAGAATATGATCAACGGCCGGGTGGTGGAAAACACCTTCCGGTCCGGCGAAAAGATGATCAAGCCCGACCTCGAGAGCAAGGACATGCAGTACCTCTACCATGACGGCGAGGAATTCGTGTTCATGGACATGGAGAGCTACGAGCAGCTGCACGTGGGCAACGATCACCTGGGCGAGAAGGGCGGCTACCTCAAGGACGGCATGGAACTCAAGATGCTCCTCTACAAGGGCCAGCCCCTGGACATCGACCTGCCGGCCTCGGTGACGCTCGAGGTGACCGACACCGAGCCCGGGGTCAAGGGCGACACCGTCAGCGGCGCCAGCAAGCCGGCCGCTCTCGAAACGGGCATCTCGGTCAACGTGCCGCTGTTCGTCAACACCGGCGACAGGATCAAGGTGGATACCCGCACGGGCGAGTACATTGGCCGGGAATAA
- the yihA gene encoding ribosome biogenesis GTP-binding protein YihA/YsxC: MDNATEKTRTELSLALLATAYLTDQIPVVDAPQVALAGRSNVGKSTLVNCLAGRKGLAKISATPGKTRSLNFYMAQAAGYCLVDLPGYGYARCSLAERAKWAKLIDAYLKKTSQLRAVTALVDCRLPPQRLDVELVDWLRSRHIPVLLVLTKADKCKQRDREARKKEWRELARPAFPPILFSGKTGLGREALCRVLAEAALSPDPAPCVP; the protein is encoded by the coding sequence ATGGACAACGCCACGGAAAAAACACGTACGGAACTCAGTCTCGCCCTTCTGGCCACCGCCTACCTGACCGACCAGATCCCTGTGGTCGATGCGCCCCAGGTCGCCCTGGCCGGCCGGTCCAACGTCGGCAAATCGACGTTGGTCAACTGTCTGGCCGGCCGCAAGGGGCTGGCCAAAATCAGCGCCACGCCGGGCAAGACCCGAAGCCTCAACTTCTACATGGCCCAGGCCGCCGGCTATTGCCTGGTCGATCTGCCGGGTTACGGCTACGCCCGCTGCTCCTTGGCCGAGCGGGCAAAATGGGCCAAGCTCATCGATGCCTATCTCAAAAAGACCAGTCAGTTACGGGCCGTGACCGCCCTTGTCGACTGCCGCCTGCCGCCCCAGCGCCTGGATGTGGAGCTGGTCGACTGGCTACGGTCCCGGCACATACCTGTGCTCCTGGTGCTGACAAAGGCCGACAAATGCAAGCAGCGCGACCGGGAAGCCCGAAAAAAAGAGTGGCGGGAACTGGCGCGACCCGCCTTCCCGCCGATTCTTTTTTCCGGCAAGACCGGGCTTGGCCGGGAGGCGCTTTGCCGCGTCCTGGCCGAAGCCGCCCTTAGTCCCGACCCGGCTCCTTGCGTTCCTTGA
- a CDS encoding 3-dehydroquinate dehydratase, giving the protein MRKVRLLVLNGPNLGFIGVRQPEIYGHRTIEDLPEMVREMLGDSVQRLELQFHQANSEGHCIDRLEQAWKDGLDGIVLNAGAYTHTSLALADCLAWIGIPCVEVHISNIFARTDEPLRHKSLIGRNCIGCIAGFGLTSYALAVIALWRHITENPNFI; this is encoded by the coding sequence ATGCGCAAGGTCCGATTGCTGGTGTTAAACGGTCCCAATCTTGGGTTTATTGGCGTGCGGCAGCCGGAAATCTACGGCCATCGCACCATCGAGGACCTGCCGGAAATGGTCCGGGAAATGCTTGGCGATAGCGTCCAGCGCCTGGAATTGCAGTTTCATCAGGCCAACAGCGAAGGGCATTGCATCGACCGGCTGGAGCAGGCCTGGAAGGACGGGCTGGACGGCATCGTCTTAAACGCCGGGGCCTACACCCATACGAGCCTTGCCCTGGCCGACTGCCTGGCCTGGATCGGCATTCCCTGCGTCGAGGTGCACATTTCCAATATTTTTGCCCGCACCGACGAGCCGTTGCGCCACAAGAGCCTGATCGGCCGCAACTGCATCGGCTGCATCGCCGGTTTCGGGCTGACCAGTTACGCCCTGGCCGTCATCGCCCTGTGGCGGCACATCACCGAAAATCCCAACTTCATCTAA
- a CDS encoding undecaprenyl-diphosphate phosphatase, with amino-acid sequence MTESLAATILGLVEGATEFLPVSSTGHLILVGHLIGFTGAKADSFDVIIQLGAILAVVVLYWKRFWWLLSPKPLHAFSGPRGLWMLFLTSLPAGLLGLASRKAIKTYLFGPTTVAMALAVGALMIFWVESRKKRDRFYTLDEMTPGLALGIGCFQCLALWPGFSRSAATIMGGMLLGAKRGLAAEYSFIAAVPLMFAATLYDFYKSAALFSADDLWILGIGFVVSFLSALVAVKGFIVLVKHMSLRPFAWYRLALAATVFFFWPK; translated from the coding sequence ATGACCGAATCCCTTGCCGCCACCATCCTCGGCCTTGTCGAGGGAGCGACCGAGTTTTTGCCCGTGTCCTCCACCGGCCATCTCATTCTCGTCGGCCATCTCATCGGGTTCACCGGAGCCAAGGCCGACAGTTTCGACGTCATTATCCAGCTCGGGGCCATTCTGGCCGTGGTGGTGCTCTACTGGAAACGCTTCTGGTGGCTGCTTTCGCCCAAGCCGCTGCACGCCTTTTCCGGCCCGCGCGGCTTGTGGATGCTTTTTCTGACGTCGCTGCCGGCCGGGCTTTTGGGGCTGGCCAGCCGCAAGGCCATCAAGACCTATCTCTTCGGGCCGACCACCGTGGCCATGGCCCTGGCCGTGGGCGCGCTCATGATCTTCTGGGTGGAAAGCCGCAAGAAGCGGGACCGCTTCTATACCCTCGACGAGATGACGCCGGGACTGGCGCTTGGCATCGGCTGCTTCCAATGTCTGGCGCTCTGGCCGGGATTCTCGCGCTCGGCGGCCACCATCATGGGCGGCATGCTGCTCGGGGCCAAGCGCGGTCTGGCCGCGGAATATTCCTTCATCGCCGCCGTGCCGCTGATGTTCGCGGCCACGCTGTACGACTTCTACAAGAGCGCGGCCCTTTTTTCCGCCGACGATCTGTGGATTCTAGGCATCGGCTTTGTGGTGTCGTTTCTCTCCGCCCTGGTCGCGGTCAAGGGCTTTATCGTGCTGGTCAAGCACATGTCGCTTCGGCCCTTTGCCTGGTACCGGTTGGCCCTGGCGGCGACGGTCTTTTTCTTCTGGCCGAAATAG
- a CDS encoding type II toxin-antitoxin system RelE/ParE family toxin: MDKRLQAHFYRTPSGNEPVWDWLKGLNKDHQRLAGDDIFTVEVGWPIGMPTCRPMGSGIFEVRTDFPNGTIARVLFCVESGCMYLLDGFVKKTQKTPQSNLELAKDRRKKSWHLLNWRAAIMTTENNNCIGSSFDDFLKEEEIYEECEATAIKRVIAWKLQNYKESRNISKTAVAKMMGISRSFVDKILDEKNTSITLSTILKVGKIVGKPVRFDFGESCTV; the protein is encoded by the coding sequence ATGGACAAGCGACTTCAAGCCCACTTCTATCGGACCCCGTCGGGCAATGAACCCGTTTGGGACTGGCTCAAGGGCTTGAACAAGGATCATCAGCGGCTTGCCGGCGACGATATTTTTACCGTCGAGGTCGGATGGCCCATCGGTATGCCCACATGCCGGCCCATGGGCAGCGGGATTTTCGAGGTCCGCACCGATTTTCCCAACGGTACGATTGCCAGGGTTCTTTTTTGTGTCGAAAGTGGTTGCATGTATTTGCTAGATGGGTTTGTCAAAAAGACGCAAAAGACACCTCAATCGAATTTGGAGCTTGCCAAAGACAGAAGAAAAAAATCTTGGCATCTCTTAAACTGGAGGGCAGCTATTATGACAACCGAAAACAATAACTGTATCGGCTCATCTTTTGACGATTTTTTGAAAGAGGAAGAAATCTACGAAGAGTGCGAAGCTACCGCAATCAAGCGCGTTATCGCTTGGAAGCTTCAAAATTACAAGGAATCACGCAACATCAGCAAGACTGCTGTTGCCAAAATGATGGGTATAAGTCGTTCATTCGTAGATAAGATTTTGGACGAAAAGAATACTTCTATTACTCTGTCCACTATACTGAAAGTTGGTAAGATCGTGGGAAAGCCTGTTCGTTTTGATTTCGGGGAAAGCTGCACGGTGTAA